The Aminithiophilus ramosus genome contains a region encoding:
- a CDS encoding 3-deoxy-D-manno-octulosonic acid transferase, which translates to MNLYSACVATLYLAAYPWLARRYREGFDERRGLYGDLSFLSGRRPLWVHAVSVGEVQSALPLLRRARRAVGDTPLLLSTVTPTGRRMGLRLLDGVVDGQVYYPWDVPWIVNRALDALDPLLYAAVETEIWPGLLTALKRRSIPAFLVNGRLSEGSFRRMSHWPSFWRKAYGLFEAVFVRADDDMERFLRLGVAPDRLHLVGDFKIDALLDRHDRADLSDLRRELAGEGPLFIAGSTHEGEEEVVVEAFRLLRQTVPRARLVVVPRHPERARAVRALCGKDFSSFLMSQRGAGWDILVVDQVGVLFDLYGLASGAFVGGSLVARGGQNLLEPACWALPVAHGPHMEDFAVAARDLARFGVARTVIDPVQLARFWRDCLDGNLAEEASAGSKGYFAVRGGAASRAWTQMEPYLSQNRR; encoded by the coding sequence GGCGACGCTCTACCTGGCGGCCTATCCCTGGCTGGCCCGACGCTACCGCGAGGGTTTCGACGAACGACGGGGCCTTTACGGCGATCTCTCCTTTCTCTCGGGGCGACGTCCCCTCTGGGTCCACGCCGTCTCCGTCGGAGAGGTCCAATCGGCTCTGCCTCTGCTCAGGAGGGCGCGAAGGGCCGTCGGCGACACGCCTCTTCTCCTTTCCACCGTGACGCCGACGGGACGTCGGATGGGACTGCGTCTCCTCGACGGCGTCGTCGACGGCCAGGTCTACTATCCCTGGGATGTCCCCTGGATCGTCAATCGGGCTCTCGACGCCCTCGACCCGCTCCTGTACGCCGCCGTCGAGACGGAGATCTGGCCCGGCCTGCTGACGGCGCTGAAGAGGCGTTCCATCCCCGCCTTTCTCGTCAACGGCCGCCTTTCAGAGGGCTCCTTTCGGCGGATGTCCCACTGGCCCTCCTTCTGGAGGAAGGCCTACGGCCTCTTCGAGGCCGTCTTCGTCAGGGCCGACGACGACATGGAGCGCTTCCTCCGCCTGGGCGTGGCTCCCGACAGGCTTCACCTCGTCGGCGACTTCAAGATCGACGCCCTTCTCGACCGCCACGATCGGGCCGATCTCTCGGATCTGCGGCGGGAGTTGGCCGGAGAGGGGCCTCTTTTCATCGCCGGGAGCACCCACGAGGGGGAAGAGGAGGTCGTCGTCGAGGCCTTCCGTCTTCTGCGGCAGACCGTCCCCCGGGCCCGTCTCGTCGTCGTCCCCCGCCACCCGGAACGGGCCCGGGCCGTCCGTGCCCTCTGCGGGAAGGACTTTTCCTCGTTCCTGATGTCGCAAAGGGGTGCGGGGTGGGATATACTGGTCGTCGATCAGGTGGGGGTCCTTTTCGACCTCTACGGCCTCGCCTCGGGCGCTTTTGTCGGGGGCAGCCTCGTGGCCAGGGGAGGGCAGAACCTTCTCGAGCCGGCCTGCTGGGCCCTTCCCGTCGCCCACGGCCCTCACATGGAGGACTTCGCCGTGGCCGCCCGCGATCTGGCCCGGTTCGGCGTGGCCCGCACCGTGATCGACCCGGTCCAGCTCGCGCGGTTCTGGCGGGACTGCCTCGACGGGAATCTCGCCGAAGAGGCCTCGGCGGGATCGAAAGGCTATTTTGCCGTCCGGGGGGGAGCTGCCTCCCGGGCCTGGACGCAGATGGAACCCTATTTGTCCCAAAACAGGAGATGA